Proteins from a genomic interval of Phlebotomus papatasi isolate M1 chromosome 3, Ppap_2.1, whole genome shotgun sequence:
- the LOC129806324 gene encoding PR domain zinc finger protein 10-like isoform X1: METSRKYQVSPYDPNFSSAARYTPPYTTAASTASGYSNIIFVTQTPETPDSGNLLGVIGNEQRLIDPAQTYILSSTNTRVLNTYVRSVNDPAQEANHYPNPGQIEAAPATEPYHIPNSCGGETYIDSKPQIILHRDNAGRFYQEVPNGMLQSHDQASGSVVELVPGLQDMAQDPMNNYEQQYNGYDASGCLVDQNDGMMVVNNEAERIELLVNNELSEFGYKNQNTNMMVNQSGSNYSMVEQPGILHQQQNHVENEHPQERLFLHSSMSPLLAAVNDITSREEPHLLPDFLLQQHQMSGSSENVKTSDQETSYDSNPNGSDSVSMDIDLNDGKILLDFANSQERDLSYKNNLKIVNVSSLSDEYVDINDVKSINEKYCVFSEGFPQKSSVRKSQRKIQKDGCLMVADKHVPCRAWASLPTSYLYIGKSPKYPSEYTVFSKKDIPLRTKFGPFEGDLREVGEEEVRHLKAEPPQHYPLLLIDGKMILETANENTSNWMRFVRIAEDFKQQNLLLFESEGKLFFKSCKFIRPKQELRVGYSREYADKYGLRQIVPDERDHVEMNHVENSWPCFECDEKFGNSEALQDHLNQHDDDDEMYGEKKNVQRKKKRPLGGGGGNKVACPVCLKLFPRSSMRLRQHMQTHSGHPLAEKSLSDCGNNKIERNRRIDGVKEGLKLDSTRKFLNNKENKDTFHKFKCTSCPKSFPTAERLARHNLVHAANESRPLRCPHCPKRFVTSSALAVHVKMHLNPRRLIVCPMCTEAFKHGLVFKLHVRSHAENGIYTCKFCQKKFKEYKIIRKHIRTFHSATKHPCQQCGKQFPTLSKLQMHLLRHSDHREFLCSECGKQFKRKDKLREHMKRSHSDEAKAKKEKLLQQNSPEIDPPADTQSYKEEQLDGEVISKNPEESPKKKFSPKVSPNDYQRFIYKCHDCLVGFKRRGMLVNHLAKRHPMVPIDSVPELNLPILKDQKFYYCQYCEKVYKSNSKRKAHILKNHPGLELPMSSRLKGNCPDVGGFSNLTYSQTVGSITTHPQGCAWCHKQYASKAKLLQHQRKKHPEHIKEIELSAHSSSIVIHKNDQQVSFDSPTGFENNNSQFDDQLVGVSDTVDYENYSPEEGNYLAASEESKLIKICPYDPDVAEQKNVGNLSKIDVSLKVVGGEFVGDGSSAGSAGDSNGDLSRLPELFEEIEYMHMKPVILGTEIEQMPGMNGRHKLNSTSGYSQSAG, translated from the exons ATGGAGACGTCGAGAAAATATCAAGTCAGTCCGTATGATCCCAACTTCAGTTCAGCGGCTCGGTATACCCCACCGTACACCACGGCTGCTTCCACAGCTTCTGGCTACAGTAACATCATTTTTGTTACTCAGACACCAGAAACTCCGGATTCTGGGAATCTTTTGGGGGTTATTGGGAATGAGCAGAGACTAATTGATCCTGCTCAGACTTACATTCTATCCTCAACAAATACCCGAGTGCTCAACACTTATGTGCGGAGTGTCAATGATCCTGCCCAGGAAGCCAACCACTATCCCAATCCTGGACAAATTGAAGCAGCCCCTGCCACAGAACCCTATCACATACCCAATTCATGCGGAGGGGAGACTTACATTGACAGTAAGCCCCAAATTATCCTGCACAGAGACAATGCCGGAAGGTTCTATCAGGAAGTGCCCAATGGGATGTTGCAGTCTCATGATCAGGCTTCTGGGAGTGTTGTGGAATTGGTTCCCGGATTGCAGGATATGGCTCAGGATCCGATGAATAACTATGAGCAGCAGTACAATGGCTACGATGCGTCTGGATGTCTGGTTGATCAGAATGATGGGATGATGGTGGTAAATAATG AAGCAGAGAGAATTGAGCTCCTGGTTAACAATGAGCTGTCAGAGTTTGGATACAAGAACCAGAACACCAACATGATGGTCAATCAGTCAGGAAGCAACTATTCGATGGTGGAACAGCCTGGAATTCTCCATCAGCAGCAGAATCACGTGGAAAATGAGCATCCTCAGGAGAGGCTTTTTCTTCACAGCAGCATGTCACCTCTCT TGGCTGCTGTTAATGACATCACAAGTCGCGAGGAACCACATTTGCTGCCGGATTTTTTGCTGCAGCAACATCAAATGTCCGGTAGTTCGGAAAATGTGAAGACTAGCGATCAGGAGACATCATACGACAGCAATCCAAATGGATCAGATTCTGTATCGATGGATATTGATTTGAATGATGGGAAGATTTTGTTGGATTTTGCCAATAGTCAAGAAAGAGATTTATCGTATAAGAATAATCTCAAAATTGTCAATGTTTCTTCCCTCTCCGATGAATATGTCGATATCAATGATGTGAAGAGCATCAATGAGAAATATTGTGTATTTTCCGAAGGCTTCCCGCAGAAATCTTCAGTGCGGAAGTCTCAGAGGAAGATTCAAAAAGATGGATGCT tgaTGGTTGCTGATAAACATGTACCATGTCGAGCTTGGGCCAGTTTGCCTACGTCTTATTTGTATATTGGAAAGTCTCCGAAGTATCCTTCTG AATACACAGTCTTTTCCAAGAAGGACATACCACTGCGTACGAAATTTGGCCCCTTCGAGGGTGACCTTCGTGAGGTTGGCGAGGAGGAAGTTCGTCATCTCAAGGCTGAGCCTCCGCAGCACTATCCCCTGCTTCTGATTGATGGAAAGATGATACTAGAGACGGCTAATGAGA ATACGTCTAATTGGATGCGTTTTGTGCGTATTGCTGAAGATTTCAAGCAACAGAATCTTCTACTTTTTGAATCCGAGGGcaaattgtttttcaagagTTGCAAATTTATTCGACCTAAGCAAGAATTAAGAGTTGGCTATAGTCGTGAGTATGCTGACAAATATGGGCTGCGTCAGATAGTTCCTGACGAACGAGATCACGTTGAAATGAATCATGTTGAAAATTCTTGGCCATGTTTTGAGTGTGATGAGAAATTTGGCAATTCGGAAGCCCTTCAGGATCATCTAAATCAacacgatgatgatgatgagatGTATGGGGAGAAAAAGAATGTGcagaggaagaagaagagacCACTTGGTGGTGGTGGGGGAAATAAAGTAGCTTGCCCGGTGTGTCTTAAGCTCTTTCCGAGATCTTCAATGCGTTTGAGGCAACATATGCAGACCCATTCGGGACATCCGTTGGCTGAGAAGAGTCTCAGTGATTGTGGGAATAACAAAATTGAGCGCAATAGGAGAATTGATGGGGTCAAGGAGGGATTAAAATTGGATTCTACGAGGAAGTTTCTCAATAACAAAGAGAATAAGGATACTTTTCACAAGTTCAAATGTACTTCCTGCCCAAAATCCTTTCCAACAGCTGAACGTTTAGCACGTCATAATTTAGTTCATGCTGCCAATGAGTCGAGACCATTGAGGTGTCCTCACTGTCCCAAGCGCTTTGTTACTTCTTCGGCTCTTGCTGTTCACGTAAAGATGCATCTCAATCCGAGGCGTCTGATTGTTTGTCCCATGTGTACAGAAGCCTTTAAGCATGGCTTGGTCTTTAAGTTGCATGTGAGATCTCATGCAGAAAATGGTATTTACACGTGCAAATTTTGTCAGAAGAAATTTAAGGAATACAAAATCATCCGGAAACATATACGAACTTTCCATTCAGCCACAAAACACCCGTGTCAGCAATGTGGAAAACAATTTCCTACTCTAAGTAAGTTGCAGATGCATCTGCTAAGGCATTCAGATCACAGGGAATTCTTGTGTTCAGAATGTGGGAAGCAGTTCAAGCGGAAGGACAAATTGAGGGAACATATGAAGAGATCCCATTCTGATGAAGCAAAAGCCAAGAAAGAGAAGCTTCTACAGCAAAATTCGCCAGAAATTGATCCACCAGCAGATACCCAGAGCTACAAGGAAGAACAACTGGATGGGGAAGTTATCAGTAAGAATCCAGAAGAGTCACCTAAGAAAAAGTTCTCACCAAAAGTTTCGCCAAATGACTATCAGCGCTTCATTTACAAGTGCCACGATTGTTTAGTCGGCTTCAAGAGACGCGGCATGCTAGTCAATCATCTGGCTAAGAGGCATCCAATGGTACCCATAGATTCAGTTCCTGAACTCAATTTGCCCATTCTCAAGGATCAGAAATTCTACTATTGTCAGTATTGTGAGAAAGTGTACAAGAGCAATTCCAAGAGGAAGGCTCATATCCTGAAGAATCATCCGGGACTTGAGTTGCCCATGTCGAGCCGACTGAAGGGAAATTGTCCAGATGTTGGTGGCTTCTCCAATTTGACATACTCTCAAACTGTTGGAAGCATCACGACACATCCGCAG GGCTGTGCTTGGTGTCATAAGCAATATGCCTCAAAGGCCAAATTGCTGCAGCATCAACGCAAAAAGCATCCTGAGCACATAAAAGAAATCGAGTTGTCTGCCCATTCTTCATCAATTGTCATCCACAAGAATGATCAGCAAGTGTCCTTTGACAGTCCCACCGGTTTTGAGAATAACAATTCGCAGTTTGATGATCAACTGGTGGGAGTGTCAGACACTGTGGACTATGAGAATTATTCACCGGAGGAAGGGAACTACCTTGCAGCTTCGGAAGAGAGTAAGTTGATTAAAATTTGTCCATATGATCCCGATGTGGCTGAGCAGAAGAATGTGGGGAATTTGTCGAAGATTGATGTTAGTTTAAAGGTTGTTGGGGGTGAATTTGTGGGAGATGGATCATCTGCTGGCTCAGCAGGTGATTCCAATGGTGATCTATCGAGATTGCCAGAATTATTTGAGGAAATTGAGTATATGCACATGAAGCCGGTAATTCTTGGGACGGAGATTGAGCAAATGCCAGGAATGAATGGGAGGCATAAATTGAATTCAACGAGTGGATACTCTCAGAGTGCCGGCTGA